ccacctttcaccagcacaatattcactttttaaaatgcaggagaacaatatttttttctgctcaAGACAAACAAGAATCTGCAAAGACCCATGGCGTCCAGCATCTGAGACTGAACAGTGACTAACGACCCCGCCAACGTGCATGTGATAAACAGCACCAGGATCCAGAAGTGATACCTTTATTGCTCACTAATACCTGCTCTAAAGGGGTGTTTGATTTTTAATTAAAGCCTGCTATCTCCGCTCTGGAAATGCAATTAGCAAGCATGACTGGAAAACTTTACCATGCTCCACCCGGAGTTCCGGCTCACAGGGAGATGCTAATCTCTCCCCATTTACCATGGGGCTAGATCCAGCAAACGTTCGTCTTCCAGACACTGTTTGCTaatcttttgttctgttccacaccTGGAACATTCCCTCATCACTGGCTTCTTTGCCCATATCCCCACCCCACAcgcccccttctccccagcccttTTCCTGTTGCTTCAAAAGGTCTGTCCGGAAGGTTGTCTTGGATGAAACGCCCTGCACAAAGCCCAGCCTGTGGTATAAAAAGAGCCAGGACTGGAGCTGGGAGCTACAGTCACTCAGAGACCGAGAGCGAGGCATCAGACTGAAAAGCCAAGATCACACTCCACAGCAACAGGTAAGTCGGAACGACCCCGGCTCTTCCTCTTTATTCCTTCTGCTCTGATCTTTTCTCCACTCCCGTTAAGACAGGAACACAGGGGCAGTGTCTTATGTCTTTGTTCCTCGCATAGATAAAGAACAAGCTGTTGTCTTTTAGCTGTAACCCAGCAGAAATATTTCAGATCAGGTGTGATTTAAAGGAATTAGCCATTCCAGGGAGCTATAAAGCTCTCAGAGGACAAACCCCAGTATTCCCACTAGCCTTGGTCTTTCGATGGCATATTTCAGAATGGGATCAACTCAAGATTGATTATCCCAATTGTTATGTGAGTCTTGAAGGAATGACACTTGACTGCTAAGCCCACTTTGCTCTAAGGGGAAATAGTTAATATTAGAGCTATGTTACAATTCATTTGCATGCTAAGATAAATTACTCATGGTCAGTGATTTAACTGCAAGGGGAAGCCAGTAAACACAacactcccctttcccccccccaaaaaaccccctaCCAACTAAGCCCCTCTCCCCATTCTTCCTTGGacctaaatatttaataaattcttACCTAGAGCCTTTATTTTTCTGTTGTTCCTCTATTTTGCTGTGGATTGTTCTGTTTTCCAAATATATTACAAaacccctctctgtctctgtccacAGCTCCAAGCCCTTTTGTACTTTCTCACCCTCCTTAATAATGTCAAAAGTTACTGGTGGTTGCACACTGACAAAAGATCAGGAGaggacattttttattttgggttTGATCTGTTCTCTTTTATAACCTGTGTTATTAAAAGCTTCCCTGTGTCCTAGCTGCAAATCTGCTCCCCAGCAAACTACTGTCTTGTGGTGTATTAACCAAGAGGAATCTGTTAACAGTGTTGATGATAACAGCAGTGATGTTTGTTCAGTCAAGTTAAGGAAACAATCATACCAAATCCCTGCCTTCAGGGAAAACCACCAGGGCCAGAGCGAGAGAACTTTAGACCAGGTCGACGCTACAGACTTCTGGCAGCACaactatggccttgtctacactacacaatttTGTCGACAGAAGTCAGCTTTTGTCCACAAAACTGGAGGTGTGcacactgaaatgctcctcctgctgatgacaggtttcagagtagcagccgtgttagtctgtattggcaaaaagaaaaggaggacttgtggcaccttagagactaaaaaatttatttgagcataagctttcgtgagctgtagctcacgaaagcttatgctcaaataaatttgttagtctctaaggtgccacaagtactcctttcctcctgctgatgtaaCTCCCCGGCTATATTGACatcataaaaccacctcaacgagagatgtagggcttatgttggtgtagttagggtgacgcagtgtctgtgtagacactgggtTCCTTATATCAGCTGTTGGTTGTCATTCTCATCAGTTTCACAGCTCAGCTCCCCAGCTAGGCTGCTGCTGGGTCTCCACTCCAatccaggctgccacccaggctcctggcttgagctgctgctgaggctccccactccctgctagAAGCCCTGCTGCCTCTGGGGTCCCAATTCCCTGTTCCCCACTGGGAGCACAGCAGCCAACCGGACTCCGCGTGTGGATCTCCCCACCAGAGGTGAGAAGCTGCAGGCAGCTTTCCCCCACTCTTGGCGGGGAGGTGAGAAATTCCAGGGGGCAGCTGGACTCCCGGTGGGGAGCTGCGTGGGGCTGAGAGCCCTGGCCTCTTCAGTCAGtagaagcactcctggtgaggacgtgtaCCACCGaaagaaggagggtagtgtggacatcggccaccgcagtaattaatgTGGTGGCTGTAAGCCAACCTAACACAGGCCAACTTAAGAttgtagggtagacatagcctatgtcgGACAGGGGCATGAAGAGGTATGACCCCGATAGACAGAGTTTTGCTGGCAAAACTGGCAGTGTCGACATAGCAGTACCAGCAAAAAAGCTCTTTTGCTCACCCGGGGTGGTGTCAGGGCAAGTTTCTATCACAGAGGTGGTTTTACTCTACCAGCACGAAGCACAGCTTGCTGGTATAGCTGCATCCATTCTAGGAGGGCTTTGCTGGGATACGGTATTGGTAAAAGGTCcttgtgtagacctggcctcactcACATGAAATAGAACttttgtccattgacttcaatgagaccagTCATGGTGTAAGGGAAAGTCAACGGGCCCAATCCCATACAGTGGTAAGAAGAGCAGGTGGAAAAGAGTATCTTATTTTCCATGAAAATAGTTAGAAAAACAACCCaaacctttttcatttttaccacaGATTTTTGTGGCATTTTTCAGGGTTTaatcaaaaaaaaacaaaacccaacccctCCCCAAATATTTCTGAACTTTCAACTGAAAACCAACAAACTTCAGGCTGCGGTTGTAGAACAAAGAAACGTGAGAGTGCCTGGTTCGGTTTGCggccattttttattttgtttttaacaccACCTGAGAAACCTCAACACACACAAAGGTTTTCTCACAAAAATGTCCATTTAGTCAAaggccccccttttttttttgtcaaaaagcaCGTTTCTAAGAAAAGACTGGCTCTAATGcagtcctccttcaaatcccattgacctcagcTGAAGTTCTCCCTGGGTGAGGAATGCTAATTACGGTTCTTTTCCTCAGCCTTTTATAGCACTAAGAGCTAGCCCAGGTCCTGAAATCTACCTTCTCCACCAGTGGGGCACAAGCTGGGGGCGCACaccccgggggtgggggcaagaggttcttggggaagggggcggggggtgaagaCACTGGGATCCCACAGGACTTGCTGCCATAATAGCGGGAGCGGTCTCAAAATTGAGTGGGTGTTGCagggcaggagggacatggggttAAAAAAATAGCCCTTTTGTGCCACAAAGAATATGAACGGCCCAGCCAGCAGGCACCGCTCtccagtcacccagctctgaaggcagcgccgctgccagcagcagcgcagaagtcagggtggcaggTCCCTGGCCAGCAGAtgccgctctctggctgcccagctctgaaggcagccccaTGGCCGGCAGTAGCACAGAAGTAGGGGATTACCTCAGACTACAAGTAATGGAGTGGGGTGGGATGACAAATTCCGGGAATGGAAAGGGGGGCACAACTGGAAAGTTTGCACACCGTTGTTCTACACCCCCAAGAGGTGTTCCAGCTGTGTTCTTCACCAAGATTTAGAGTGGCATTTTCAAAGCACATCAGCTTCTgaccccccactgcaacttccaAGTGCTGTCTACAAGCATCTGATGACTAAATCTTCATCTATTATTTACAGAAGCAACCACTCTGTCATATGCGCTGCAAGGACAGTCCCTGTTCAAGAGCCTTGCCATCTAAGTCTAAGCAGAGAGAGGTTAGGAGAATGGGAACAACAATATGAAATTTCTATACAAGGCAGCTCGGTTCACTGTAAGCTGTAGCAGTGAGTCAATCAGAGGGGCTTACGTTCTGAAGAATGCATTGCTAATATTTTTCAATTAGCAACCCTACTTGCATTTATCTATCCTTAGATGGACCTTTAGGTAGCAAACGCCATCCAAGAAAGTCTCGCTTTTTCCCTCCACATAGAATCAAATTCAAGGAGCTGGGTTCCTTCCCGAGAGAGAAGCTTTTTAATCAGGAATGAAAGAGATAACATTGGATAATCATATTGTCTTGTATTCAACAGAACAAAAGCCAAGCTGCATTTTGACTGGGGATAGTGTGATCTGTATGTGGCTGTGGATATAATTGCAGATTCTGAATCTCTAATCTGTTAATAAAGAGAGTTACCTAGTGGTTAGTGCAAGGGACTGGGAGTCCAGCCTCCTCCGTTCTATTTCTGAGTCTCCGGAACACTCCCTGAGTGACTTTGGACACATTCCTTCTGTACACGttcccctttctgcagaactgtgagGGGGATATTTGCATAACTCAGAGGCATATGTGAGGCTGAATGCATCAGTAGCTGCAACAGGCTTTTAGTCCCTCCGATGAAAGTATGAGAGACAGGCCCAGCAAGCATTGCTAATGCCGTCAGCAATAATGTTCAAGTAACGGCTATAACTTGGTGTTATACAACGAAGCAAGAACTCCAGGCACAGAGAATGAGGGTGATTTCCTATGCACTGCACGTGCTTCTTAGGGCAAGAAACCGGAGTCTAGCTCCAAATTTACCCTCTAACTTTCACATCCCAAGATTTTCCGACTGGCTGGCACTTCCAGTGCACCCGAAACCCAAGTTGTGTTCTCTCTGCTTCCGACACCATTGCCATTGGTAAAGATACTGGAATCAGAATGGATGGCGCTAACCTTCTAATATGCTGCCTGCCCTGCAGGGGGAGATAACTGTTGTCCTTTAAGAATGCACATTGCTTTTGTGCAGGACTTTTACAAGGCCAGGGCTGCAGTTAGCAATTATGCTGATTAGATTAGAATGGAGCCTGCTTCTCAGTTAGCTACAATGGTTCTGCAGAAATGACAGGAGGGGAACTGCATCTGTCACCGAACTAAGGCAGTCTGACCCAGAGCACAGAGAATGAGCTAAACTCATTTCACCTACCTATAAAAGCTGctctctgcagaagagaagtttCTCCAGACCCGGTGTCTGTGATTAACCTCCCTTACGACGGATACTACCTAAAAATacaggaccagatcttcagcaggTGTCAACCGGCATCTCTCTATTGAAGTCCCCACCGGGGTATTTATACAACGCAACATGGCTTCAGTGAGGCAACGgtaatttaccccagctgaggactCAGCCTGCTTTGTAACTGATCCAAACCCCAGAGGCAGTGAAACCAGTAAACCCCAAAGGAATACCTTATTTCACCCCAATTATTTTTACATGACTTTTAAGAGATAAAGGGAACGGGGTGGGGGAAATGTATCAAAAGGAGCATTTAAAAATTCCCTGGATGGAACCAGGGCTTTTTACATTATCTACATACCCGCCCAATCAAAACTTTCTATTACAAACAGACGTTGCCTGTAGTGAGTCTGAGCAACGACTCGTGACCTCATAAACCTTCAAAGTTTCAGGGTACTATTCAGAATAGCATCCCTCACAGCAGTGCACTGGGATGGGATCCCTGCCTGCTGAGCTGGAACTCAGCTACTGTAAGCCCCTGCCCTACCTGAGAGTTGTGCTGGGGCTCACTGCCCATCCATCCCGGTGTTTATGCCATGCCTGTCATTGTGGCATCTGGGCACATCCCATGGCTGTGCAGGGCTAGGACTCAGCTCCAGCATCCTTCTGCGGCCCTAAGCTCTATAGCAGGGCTGGAAACCCAACTCCCATCCTTCCAAAGTCGGCCGATAGTCAGATCGGCAATTGGACTGATTAGCGCAGAggtctccaaactgtggggctCATGCCCCCCCCTTGGAGGGCCTggaagaccgtttgggggggatGGTGcggctggggcctgggccagcccccacaggaggcagggaagaagcaccacccagccccaccctcagctgcagccccactcccgGCTCCAGGAAGGGGgcgtgaggtaaaaagtttggggaccactgcattaGAGAGAAATTATGTGGAATTTAACTCCAGCTCTGGGTTTGAatgccagcccctcccctggaCGTCGAGGGTCATGTCTGTGATTCTGGCTAGGCCgaacagagagagacaggagCGAAACTTGGAAATTCAAACCCAGGCCCAGGTCCAAATTCTGAAAGCCTCCATCCCCACACCGTCGGGCGGCTTTCATCTGGGAGTTGGGTCCAGATCTAACAGATACAAATGTCTTCTCAGAAGACGCCCCCGCTCCCAGTGCAGGAGCTACATTTGACTGGACCTGTTTGGCAAGCTCATTGTGCATAACCCTCTCTTTCTGGCCGTCTTGTGCAACCGCGCTGGACTCACCTGGCTGCCGAGGTGCCGGCTAACAGCTGCCGGCACGGCTGACAAACATCGCGGCGATTACACTTGGcatcacccccaccccttctgttTCCTCAGGAGTCCGAGCTCCATCCCGAAGATGCTGAAACCCGTACGGAGCGGCCTGCTGGCGATTCTGGGCGTGCTGCTCTTTCACGCGGCCGGCGGCGTGAACAGCCAGTGCTCGCAGAGCAGCAGGTGCAGGGACCTCAGCACGGAAGTCGGCCTTTTGGTGAGTGGCTCCGGCCCTGGGCGCTCAGGGGGAACGTCGGGGCTCTAAAATGGGACTGGGGCTCTGTCCTGCACTAAACTGGGTGGATGGAGGCACAATACACATTTCCCATTCCTAACATCTGAGCGTGGCTCagaattaaatacattaaaaaaacccaaacaactcCTTGACATCTCTTTCTGGAAGCAAATCGGAAATCAGCTCTGGGAAAGCCCCCGTAAGacagctcccccactcccaagCACTGTTCCCAACAGTGCAGGAAGGAGCATCTTCAGCGAAGGTGCaggactgggagttgggagaTTCCCAGATCAGTCACAGACCTTGGGCAGTTCACTTCAATAGCCAGGGGTTTCAGTTGCCCAGTGGTAAAATGCAGGTGATTCTGTTCCCTTACCCTGCAGAGGTGCAGTGGATGCAGAGTCATGGAAGCTTGTATAGTTCTTGGTGGCTGCACCGATGCGGGCCGTGGGAGGACACGGGTCGAGTCTCAGTCCCTGGGGTCGCTCAGAGGCAGCCATGGCCCTCGATATGCCATAGAACTGCTGCACGGCTGCTCAGAGCAATATGTCCAGCTACCCTTTAAGCCAGGTCGCCAGCTGGTATAAGTGGGCATAGCTCCAGGGAAGGCAATCAAGCAATGCAGATTCCCAACAGCTGAGAGGAGCAGGCCCCGTCAGAGCAATCGCAATGACACGAGGTCTCCTGCTGCAGTTAGGGGGTTTGCAAAGATTGCAGGGGAGTTTTccaccccctgcctgctcccctgcaCTCTGCATTGCGCATATAGGGCGACAAGACAGCCTTCGCTGTCTGCCTACCACCAGGTTAGGCGCTCTCCCTCACTAGCCAGCTTTTAGGTTTTTAAGCTGCAGACGGCCCATTGGTAAAGGAGTGCGCACATCGCAGCTAGAGATGGAAGAGACAGACTCCATCTGCCGGAAGGGCAGGAtttcatttctcccctccccctcgaCCCCCATGGAGGAAGGGTTAGTTACCTGGCACTGGACTTGCAAGGGGATGTCTACTGAGCAGGCAAAGGGGACACTTCTTCCGGTTCAGCCATTTGAAGGTTTGCCCCCTTTGCCAAAAGCTGGTAAGAAAGGAGCTGGACCCCCAACTAATGGCAGCGTGGGCGAGGAAGCCAGGAGGGGGTTTAACCCCAGCTCTGGTGCTGACCCCCTCTTTGGCCTTGGGCTAGTCATTTACACCAACACTGTCACACCAGGGTGCCAAAAGCTGGGGGCCTACGCCTGCTTTAGCTTGGCACCTGAGCACACACGGCCTGACGTACAGAGGTGCTGAGCCGTCACAGCTCCCAGTGAATTCACTAGGTGCAGGACACGGCTGGCTGAAGTCAATGACCTGAGCGAGGTCATCGGGATTCGACCTCTCGGTAACCGATACCATTTTTGCAACAGTTGCTGGCTGTGGGGCTGTCCCCTGAGAGTCCTTTCAGGCCTTAATCACGGACCACAAGCACTCCAGGtctccttcaccaccaccacgTTCGATTGTATTCTTCCAGCAGGCTGCAGCCTATAGCCTTATTTACGTATATCTACAGTCCCCAGCCAGCTTCCCACGTGCTTCCAGTCCTAGCAGCCGTGCATCCTGCCTACCTCTGTCTTCCTTCAGGCGCCCACCTCTCCAGCACTTCCTACTTGTCCAGCTGCATAGTCCCACCTGCTGAGGCTGCTGCCCCTTCAATTAGCCcttcagctgcagctctgctcagtTAATGGACACCTTCTGCTAACGGCCTGCCTTCCAGTTAGGTCCAGTTAATACATTCTGGTGGGTATTAGAGCGACAGAGCCTGCAGTTAGCTACTGATTCAACACACCTCCCTCTCTTTTCCCCGATGCTCCATGGTCTCTTGGGCCGAGCTCTTTGCAGCCCCTCAAAGGGTGTTCTCTGCTTTCCACCCCCAGAAAGAACAATCTGTGGGCGGAGGCCGTCTCCGCCCCTCCATCCTCATACCAAGGGCGTTTGGCAGGACTGTCTCTTGGCTGACCTTCCTCTGTACTCCGTCGCAGCTCCACTGGTTCGGTTCTCCTTTCACCCGCCATGACATTTTGTTCTGGACCCCGTTTGGCTAAAGGCTCTTTCTCCTgctggtctgctcctggggctgcCTGGGGGACCCCTTCTTCAGCAGGTAAACCCACATAGGGCTTGGTCACCAGCCTCTGTTCACCtccatttcctcttccttctctaccagctctctctctgctccaggctCTTTTTCCTCTTCCCGGCTTGTGTCTTCCTAGCTAggttcttctctttctttttgatCTCCCCCTTCTTCAGTCTTGTGTTTCACACCCCATAACCAACTCTGTGCTCTCCGGGAGTTTCCTCCTTCCATCAAGGCAAAGGGTTTCCAGTCCCAAAACGACTGGATGGGGCAAAGCCTTCACTATCCCCACCTGTTTCTATTTAAACCTTCCCTTGACCTCAAAGAGGATTTTCACTAAAAGGCAGCGTTTCCTTTCCCCATGTATGCATTCCAGTTTCAATCCCCTCCCAGGCAgcatccagtggggtttcacccGATCTACCCGAACAAGCAAACACTCTGGCTGCCGAGTCCATTAACCCCTTCACCCGCTTCCTGACGACTTTGACCCTATGGGTAGACACTCGTTTTCTCCTGGGCACCCCAGTCCACCCGCAGAATTTTGCCAACCCGCAGTCCATATGCTGACAGTCTCTTTATATGTCCTGAGTGCCCGCACCAGTAACAAACTGTCTCCCCCGCTAGCAGAGGAGGACCCCTTAGATTCTTCCTGCCTGGGCATTGACActttccttccccatctcctgtCCCCTCAGGGGACAGACTGTTCTCCTGGTAAGTCAGCCTCTAAGAACTCTTCGGCGAGCATCACAGCACTGTCCAAAGTCGAGGGTCAATGCCAGCACCCACAGACGCCTGCCACCTTGGAGAGACTGCGAACGCTGCTCTAAAACCACCATATCCATCCTTTCCTCCAGCCCCTGGCTTTCCAGCCTCGGCCCGGTAGCCTAGTCAGCCAGTCTGCGTGTGGAAGCTCTGGGCCTTATTCCCTCTGTCCAATTCGCAGCCCTAAATCTCTGTCGGTATCCCTCCCACGACGGACCCAGCCGATCTGTGATGCTGCCTTGACTGTATTGTAGTCCCTGGCATGTTCTTCGCCTCGGGGCTTGTGGGTTGCTTGCGCTTTGCCCACGATGCCTTATCCCAGCCACAACCTCCAGCTCCACAGTTCAGCGAGAGGCCCCTGGGCCCTCTGCCAGAGCCATGATACACAGTCGGATTCCCTGGGCTCTGTTGCCGCCCTGGTCACAGGACTCACCAGGCTCTGCACCATCTGGTGCTGTGGTGCCGTCCGCGCCGTAAGCAATTCCTGGGTTATGAACTCCTGAAGACAACAGTTTATAGTTAAAATCTGCATCGATCTTTACATAACAGAACCACAGGGCCAACCCCAGCCCTCCCACATACGCCTGCCATCTCCTGCTGCCAGCAGCGGGAATTGTGCACGTGACTCCGGACAGACGCTGGGTCACGGCTGACTGGCGGCCCTAGAAGAACCTCCTGTTGCACGAAGCAGGGAGGATGCTGCAGCAGCCTATTTAAGACCACAGGTTCCtcagctccagcccctcctcaGCTAACCCTTTGCAAGGGTTCCCCCGCAGGgtcggcccacaacattttggcacctgaggcggggagctcaaatgacgccccctcacgtgggccaaaactttgaaacgcTGAGTCCTAGCGGCGCCCCCTACAGTCTAGCGCCGGAGGCGGCCGCCtgagttcgcctcatggtaaggccagccctgttccCCTGCTACAGGAAGTGGCACAATGGTTATAAGATGCTCTGGCCTCTGGGGAGGTCTTGGTTGCAAGTAACGGAGCAAACAAGCGGAGTCAGGGAAAAAGGAGCGGGCTTGGGAGTTTCTTTCCCTGGCCAAATGCGAGCAACCTGCCCAGCTCGCTCCCCTTCAGGGGTCTGCTTTATACCCCTCAATACACGGCCGGGCAGTTAGCACTTCGGACTCGGAGTTAAAAGACATGGCTTCTATGCCCAGCTCTGCTAAggactccctgtgtgatcttgggcaagtcaccgcCCCTCTCTGGGCCCccgtttccccttctgtaaaatgaaaataattgcaCACACCTGCCTCACAAGGGGAGACTgaatggccagatcctcagctggtgtaaatcagcatagttccattggcttcagcggAGCAATAGCAATTCAGAGCAGCGGAGGACCCGGCTCACTGTTTGTAGAGTGCTTTAGACCCTGAGATGGGCTTGCAGAGTATTAGTGCTATTAATaaacagctgtgctgctggaagaCTCTGAAGGCACTTCTAGGTACAGTTACTCACAGAGAGAAATAGAAAGGCCCATAGGTCAGCTCCATGCCTGGACATTACATGACATGAGCCCCACATAGCAAATGTGTGTCTAGTTGAAGCATTTCCTTTCTCCTCACCCAGGCGTGCATCAAAGCCTGCAAACTGGACCTGTCTGCTGAGTCACCTGTGTACCCAGGTAACGGCCACCTGCAGCCTCTGTCTGAGAACATCCGGAAGTATGTCATGAGCCACTTCCGCTGGAACAAGTTCGGCAGGAAGAACAGCAGCAGCGTCACTGGCCACAAGCGAGAAGAGATCCCCAGCAATCTACTCTTTGGCTTCTTCCCTGATGCTTCCCCAGCTCAAAAAGAagacaaagaagaagaaagagctgCCCTCGAAAGGCAAGACAGCAAACGATCCTACTCAATGGAGCATTTCCGATGGGGAAAGCCAGTAGGCAGGAAGAGG
The genomic region above belongs to Caretta caretta isolate rCarCar2 chromosome 3, rCarCar1.hap1, whole genome shotgun sequence and contains:
- the POMC gene encoding pro-opiomelanocortin; this translates as MLKPVRSGLLAILGVLLFHAAGGVNSQCSQSSRCRDLSTEVGLLACIKACKLDLSAESPVYPGNGHLQPLSENIRKYVMSHFRWNKFGRKNSSSVTGHKREEIPSNLLFGFFPDASPAQKEDKEEERAALERQDSKRSYSMEHFRWGKPVGRKRRPIKVYPNGVEEESAESYPLEFRRDLSMELDYPEFESLESPASEEEMVSEEEEKKDGESYKMHHFRWNTPPKDKRYGGFMTSENSQTPLMTLFKNAIIKNAYKKGQ